The proteins below are encoded in one region of Holophagaceae bacterium:
- a CDS encoding FAD-dependent oxidoreductase, translated as MPELLSRSGIAKVAVIGGGISGLSAAYLLSRRFRVALFEKRDRLGGHTLTVPVEVADAPGGVSVDMGFAVHNRATYPNFCRLMAELKVESCDSELSFALHGGPKGLTWSSRGWNGLFAQRSTIWNPRCYRLWREIRRFNRLGNQLIEDGASQDVSLGEFLDEHRFSLAFRENYLYPVAGAVWSASLEQMDGFPAFMLLIFFRNQGFLGLTTHQRWRAIQGGASRYLEPLTKPYADGIVLGAKISEIRRNLEGADLRMEGGETLRFDHVVFACPGDQALPLLGDATKAEREVLSGFRTNRNPAVLHTDPTLLDKRRRAWAAWNVRAMADRSRLFLNCHLNRLQPLETKTDLFMSLNAEELLDSKRILRREVFHHPRYDLATLQAQGRWEEISGRYSAFGRTHYCGAHWGFGFHEDGLNSAIKVAESLGIPW; from the coding sequence CTCCTGAGCAGGCGCTTCCGCGTGGCGCTCTTCGAAAAAAGGGACCGGCTGGGCGGCCATACGCTCACGGTGCCGGTTGAAGTGGCCGATGCGCCGGGCGGCGTTTCGGTGGACATGGGGTTCGCCGTCCACAACCGGGCGACCTATCCTAATTTCTGCCGCCTGATGGCGGAGCTGAAAGTGGAGAGCTGCGATAGCGAATTGTCCTTCGCGCTGCATGGCGGTCCGAAGGGACTCACCTGGAGCTCCCGGGGATGGAATGGCCTTTTCGCCCAGCGGAGCACTATCTGGAACCCGCGCTGCTACCGCCTTTGGCGCGAAATCAGGCGCTTCAACAGGCTCGGGAACCAATTGATCGAAGATGGCGCCAGCCAGGATGTGTCGTTGGGTGAATTCCTGGACGAGCACCGTTTCAGCTTGGCTTTCCGGGAGAACTACCTCTACCCCGTGGCCGGCGCCGTGTGGTCAGCGAGCCTCGAGCAGATGGACGGCTTTCCAGCCTTCATGCTGCTCATCTTCTTCCGCAACCAGGGATTCCTGGGTCTCACGACCCACCAGCGCTGGCGCGCCATCCAGGGCGGCGCCTCACGCTACCTCGAACCGTTGACGAAGCCCTACGCGGACGGCATCGTGCTGGGCGCCAAGATCTCAGAAATCAGGCGCAATCTCGAGGGGGCGGACCTGCGCATGGAGGGAGGCGAAACCTTGCGTTTCGATCACGTGGTCTTCGCCTGCCCTGGCGACCAGGCGCTGCCCCTGCTGGGGGATGCCACCAAGGCCGAACGCGAAGTCCTATCCGGTTTCCGCACCAATCGGAACCCCGCGGTCCTGCACACGGATCCCACCCTCCTCGACAAGCGTCGGCGGGCCTGGGCCGCGTGGAACGTGCGCGCCATGGCCGATCGCAGCCGCCTGTTCCTGAACTGCCATTTGAACCGGCTGCAACCGCTCGAAACGAAGACGGATCTTTTTATGAGCCTCAATGCCGAAGAGCTCCTGGATTCCAAGCGCATCCTGCGCCGGGAGGTGTTCCACCACCCGCGCTATGATCTGGCCACCCTCCAGGCCCAGGGACGGTGGGAGGAGATCAGCGGACGCTACAGCGCCTTCGGCCGCACCCATTACTGCGGCGCCCACTGGGGCTTCGGCTTTCATGAAGACGGACTTAACTCGGCGATCAAGGTTGCAGAGAGCCTGGGTATCCCCTGGTGA